Proteins encoded in a region of the Anopheles aquasalis chromosome 2, idAnoAquaMG_Q_19, whole genome shotgun sequence genome:
- the LOC126571110 gene encoding uncharacterized protein LOC126571110 has product MTARMTIILPLAVALICLLQAEPGMGANSHIRTVLKLFRTIDLDGSKKSFYLTAAKYGIQKQLREPIIRIVGGFLPSTKMSEACVKNMIADVYDIEGEFYAKFSYACENHDPYSVECLEDARDDYLTKLVELFNETKNCLRE; this is encoded by the exons ATGACCGCTAGAATGACAATCATATTGCCCTTGGCAGTGGCTTTGATCTGTCTGCTGCAG GCTGAACCAGGAATGGGAGCAAATAGTCATATCAGGACGGTTCTGAAGCTCTTCCGGACCATCGATCTGGACGGTTCGAAGAAGAGCTTCTACCTTACCGCGGCCAAGTACGGCATCCAGAAGCAGCTTCGCGAACCGATCATCCGAATCGTTGGAGGTTTTTTGCCATCCACTAAG ATGTCGGAAGCATGCGTGAAGAATATGATTGCCGATGTATACGACATAGAGGGTGAATTTTACGCCAAGTTCAGCTACGCGTGTGAAAACCACGATCCGTACTCAGTCGAATGCCTGGAGGACGCTAGGGACGACTACCTCACCAAGCTGGTGGAGCTGttcaacgaaacgaagaatTGTTTGCGGGAATAA
- the LOC126571109 gene encoding uncharacterized protein LOC126571109 — protein MELFGIRIATLAAFALICMMQFNAIDATHEHANKMTNIFRCVKMDKTKNAVYQDYVQKGVKTLLKDPLVSKAMLLPASKTLPDDCLNAMVDDAREHENKFYAVFTYDCQGHIATSFPCLEKGAATYYENLKALEKSTEKCCNM, from the exons ATGGAACTGTTTGGAATTAGAATTGCAACGTTGGCCGCATTTGCACTGATTTGCATGATGCAG TTCAATGCCATCGATGCGACACACGAGCACGCCAACAAAATGACGAACATCTTCAGGTGCGTCAAGATggataaaacgaaaaacgcgGTTTATCAGGATTACGTCCAGAAGGGAGTCAAGACGCTGCTGAAGGATCCGCTCGTCTCGAAGGCAATGCTTCTGCCGGCAAGCAAAACG CTTCCCGATGACTGCCTAAACGCCATGGTGGACGATGCGAGAGAGCACGAGAACAAGTTCTATGCGGTATTTACGTACGACTGCCAGGGTCACATCGCCACATCATTCCCGTGTTTGGAGAAGGGAGCAGCGACGTACTACGAAAACCTAAAAGCTCTAGAAAAATCCactgaaaaatgttgcaacatgtaa